A genomic segment from Pectinophora gossypiella chromosome 27, ilPecGoss1.1, whole genome shotgun sequence encodes:
- the LOC126378777 gene encoding U4/U6 small nuclear ribonucleoprotein Prp4 yields MSDDESLIPAKKSKQLHYGSLEEQEKARLAAIAAAAREGVEDNGGKELGDIQISSEYMELEEEMSRDKKALLEEFERRRKARQLNVSTDDDEVRRSLRQLGEPVCLFGEGPAERRVRLRDLLSYLGEDAINKALEEEEARIERDKRHEGTWYHEGPASLRDARIWIARYSLPRAKQRLALSRAERQQPGSARAAARQEAQRRAAALTTYCSQIGDTRPISFCRFSSDSKMLITASWSGLSKVWSVPDCVPLQVLKGHTCNVSCAVFHPSAVMPHHFQDKINTSKEEDPQAMDAQISDERSEVCSMATCAYDGSVHLWNFNSESPLASLPGHSPSRVARLAFHPSGRYLATTVFDHSWRLWDLHTATEVLHQEGHAKPVYSVAFQCDGSLAVTGGMDAFGRVWDLRTGRCVMLLEGHLGPVLGVDCSPQGDQLATAAADHQAKIWDLRSRRTLYTIPAHTHMLSDVRYQRSHGHYLLTSSYDRSAKLWSNPGWHPLRTLSGHDNKVMSADISFDNKYVATASYDRTFKLWAPDLA; encoded by the exons atgTCTGATGATGAGAGTTTGATTCCTGCAAAGAAATCCAAACAGTTACATTATGGATCCCTTGAGGAGCAGGAGAAGGCCCGGCTGGCCGCCATCGCGGCTGCAGCGAGGGAAGGCGTCGAAGATAATGGCGGAAAGGAGCTGGGAGACATTCAAATTTCTAGTG AATACATGGAGTTGGAGGAGGAGATGTCCCGGGACAAGAAGGCGCTGCTAGAGGAGTTCGAGCGCAGGCGGAAGGCCCGCCAACTGAATGTAtctactgatgatgatgag GTCCGGAGAAGTCTAAGACAGCTGGGCGAGCCGGTATGCCTGTTTGGAGAGGGGCCCGCAGAGAGGAGAGTCAGACTGAGGGACCTACTCAGCTA TTTAGGAGAAGATGCGATAAACAAGGCGTTGGAGGAGGAGGAAGCTAGGATAGAGAGGGACAAACGCCACGAGGGCACCTGGTACCACGAGGGGCCAGCCTCGCTGCGGGACGCCAGGATATGGATCGCACGGTACTCCCTGCCGCGGGCCAAACAGAG GCTGGCCCTGTCCCGCGCCGAGCGCCAGCAGCCGGGctccgcccgcgccgccgcgcgccagGAGGCGCAGCGCCGGGCCGCCGCCCTCACCACCTACTGCAGCCAG ATCGGCGACACTCGGCCGATAAGTTTCTGTAGATTCAGCAGCGACAGTAAAATGCTGATCACGGCTAGCTG GTCTGGTCTGAGCAAGGTGTGGTCTGTCCCGGACTGTGTCCCGCTGCAGGTGCTGAAGGGGCACACTTGCAACGTCTCCTGCGCCGTGTTCCACCCCAGCGCTGTGATGCCGCACCACTTCCAGGACAAG ATAAATACATCGAAAGAAGAGGACCCTCAAGCGATGGATGCTCAAATTAGCGACGAGAGGTCGGAAGTATGCTCTATGGCGACCTGCGCCTATGACGGCTCAGTGCATCTGTGGAACTTCAATAG CGAGTCCCCGCTGGCATCTCTTCCCGGGCACTCACCGTCGCGCGTGGCTCGCCTGGCCTTCCACCCATCAGGGCGATACCTCGCCACCACGGTCTTCGATCACTCCTGGAGACTATGGGACTTGCATACAG CCACGGAGGTTTTACATCAAGAAGGACACGCTAAGCCAGTTTACAGCGTTGCATTTCAATGTGACGGGTCGTTGGCGGTTACCGG CGGTATGGACGCGTTCGGCCGCGTGTGGGACCTCCGCACGGGGCGCTGCGTGATGCTGCTGGAGGGCCACCTGGGGCCCGTGCTGGGCGTGGACTGCTCGCCGCAGGGGGACCAGCtggccaccgccgccgccgaccACCAG GCCAAAATCTGGGATCTAAGAAGCAGGAGGACATTATATACTATTCCCGCTCACACGCACATGTTGAGtg ATGTCCGTTACCAGCGAAGTCATGGCCATTACCTGCTCACCTCCTCATACGACCGGAGCGCGAAGCTGTGGTCTAACCCCGGCTGGCACCCACTCCGGACCCTCTCCGGACACGACAACAAG GTGATGTCGGCCGATATATCGTTTGACAACAAGTACGTCGCGACTGCCTCCTACGACCGCACATTCAAACTATGGGCACCGGATTTAGCTTAA